The following are encoded in a window of Pseudomonas sp. JQ170C genomic DNA:
- a CDS encoding coniferyl aldehyde dehydrogenase, whose protein sequence is MNDLSHAPDTEEIARMHHLLQRQRQAFDAQPHAPLNVRLNNLKRLIAALRRYRQRIVAAVDADFGGRAAFETLQIEVLGPVLHARHAIAHLRRWMKPERRKTELLFFGNKAWVQYQPKGVVGIVGTWNFPLYLTLGPLVTALAAGNRAMIKVSEFAPHSRQVLQTMLAELFDEDEVAVFGGQLASAQAFTTLPLDHLVFTGAPQVGHHVMRAAAEHLVPVTLELGGKSPALVGEHANLADAALRIAHGKGFNAGQVCVAPDYVLVPQGQAQGFAQALKQAFEGLYPDPANSADYTSIISDRHAQRLQALLDDARSKGAKVTSCRNTSSSPRRLALQVITGVNDEMRVAQEEIFGPLLPVIEYRDLDQAIDYIRARPRPLALYPFGLDARQNEHVLEQTHSGGVTLDDWAWHAFQHDLPFGGIGNSGMGSYHGEEGFRALSHGKAVLKRQRWFPTQLFYPPYGRWVQRLAVRFYLGKP, encoded by the coding sequence ATGAACGATCTGTCACACGCGCCCGACACCGAAGAAATCGCGCGCATGCACCACCTGCTGCAACGCCAGCGCCAGGCGTTCGACGCGCAGCCCCACGCCCCGCTGAACGTTCGCCTGAACAACCTCAAGCGCCTGATCGCTGCCTTGCGCCGCTACCGACAGCGCATCGTCGCAGCCGTCGATGCCGACTTCGGGGGCCGCGCCGCGTTCGAGACCCTGCAGATCGAAGTGCTCGGGCCGGTGCTGCATGCACGCCATGCCATCGCCCATCTGCGGCGCTGGATGAAGCCTGAGCGGCGCAAGACCGAACTGCTGTTTTTCGGCAACAAGGCCTGGGTGCAATACCAGCCCAAGGGCGTGGTGGGCATCGTCGGCACCTGGAATTTTCCTTTGTACCTGACCCTGGGGCCGCTGGTGACGGCCCTGGCGGCCGGCAATCGGGCGATGATCAAGGTCTCGGAATTCGCCCCGCACAGCCGCCAGGTGCTGCAGACGATGCTCGCCGAGCTGTTCGATGAAGACGAAGTGGCCGTGTTTGGCGGCCAGTTGGCCAGCGCCCAGGCGTTCACTACCCTGCCCCTCGATCACCTGGTGTTCACCGGTGCGCCACAAGTGGGACACCACGTGATGCGCGCCGCCGCCGAGCACCTGGTGCCGGTCACCCTGGAGCTGGGCGGCAAGTCGCCAGCGCTGGTCGGCGAGCACGCCAACCTTGCGGACGCCGCCTTGCGCATCGCCCACGGCAAAGGCTTCAACGCGGGCCAGGTGTGCGTCGCCCCCGACTACGTGCTGGTGCCCCAGGGCCAGGCCCAGGGATTTGCCCAAGCGCTCAAGCAGGCGTTCGAGGGTCTCTACCCCGACCCTGCCAACAGCGCCGACTACACCAGCATCATCAGCGACCGTCATGCCCAGCGCCTGCAGGCACTGCTGGACGACGCCCGGAGCAAAGGCGCGAAAGTCACGAGCTGCCGAAACACCTCCAGCTCACCTCGGCGCCTGGCGCTACAGGTGATCACCGGGGTGAACGACGAAATGCGCGTGGCCCAGGAAGAAATCTTCGGCCCGCTGCTGCCCGTCATCGAGTACCGCGACCTGGACCAGGCCATCGACTACATCCGTGCCCGCCCCCGGCCTTTGGCGCTCTACCCCTTCGGCCTGGATGCACGGCAGAACGAGCATGTGCTTGAACAGACCCACAGCGGCGGCGTGACCCTGGATGACTGGGCCTGGCATGCCTTCCAGCACGACCTGCCCTTCGGCGGCATCGGCAACTCGGGGATGGGCTCGTACCACGGCGAAGAAGGCTTTCGGGCCTTGTCCCATGGCAAGGCGGTGCTCAAACGCCAGCGCTGGTTCCCCACGCAATTGTTCTATCCGCCCTATGGCCGCTGGGTGCAACGCCTGGCCGTAAGGTTCTACCTGGGCAAACCGTGA
- a CDS encoding GMC family oxidoreductase, producing the protein MTTEPINSTFDYIVIGGGSAGCVIASRLSEDPSLSVCLLEAGGADTSVLIHAPVGMVAMLPTRINNWAFQTAPQPGLNGRRGYQPRGKTLGGSSSINAMLYVRGHRQDYDHWAALGNQGWSYDEVLPYFIKSEQNHSLNDEYHGQHGPLSVTEVSCPSALNAAFIQAATLNGIGRTPDYNGVEQEGAFMYQVTQRNGERCSAAKAFLTPNLDRRNLKVLTGATVERVLLEGARAVGVQLRHGGERIVLKVRHEVVLSAGSFGSPQVLMLSGIGPRHELQKHGIQVAHELPGVGQNLQDHIDYVFTYRSHDKRDTFGFSPTFSWKMLKAMAQWKRERKGLVTSPFAESGAFFKSHPALEVPDLQLIFVPAIVDDHARKMRPGHGFSCHLTLLRPKSRGTVTLASSDPSAAPVIDPCFFSDPQDMEVLMRGTDIQRAILDAPPLAPYRGKPLYPLVQQDRQALEQDIRNRADTQYHPVGTCKMGHDPLAVVDDQLRVHGISGLRVADASIMPTLIGGNTNAPSIMIGEKAAALLLRSRQEG; encoded by the coding sequence ATGACCACTGAACCCATCAACAGCACCTTCGACTACATCGTGATCGGCGGCGGCTCGGCCGGCTGTGTGATCGCCAGCCGCCTGAGCGAAGATCCCTCCCTCAGCGTCTGCCTGCTCGAAGCCGGCGGCGCCGACACCAGCGTGCTGATCCACGCCCCGGTGGGCATGGTTGCCATGCTGCCCACGCGCATCAACAACTGGGCGTTCCAGACCGCGCCGCAGCCAGGCCTCAACGGCCGGCGCGGCTACCAGCCACGGGGCAAGACCCTCGGCGGCTCCAGCTCGATCAACGCCATGCTGTATGTGCGCGGCCATCGCCAGGACTATGACCATTGGGCAGCGCTGGGCAACCAGGGCTGGTCCTACGACGAGGTACTGCCCTACTTCATCAAGTCGGAGCAGAACCACAGCCTCAACGACGAGTACCACGGCCAGCACGGCCCGCTCAGTGTCACCGAGGTGAGCTGCCCCAGCGCCCTCAACGCTGCCTTTATCCAGGCCGCCACGCTCAACGGCATTGGCCGCACCCCGGACTACAACGGCGTCGAGCAGGAAGGCGCGTTCATGTACCAGGTCACCCAGCGCAACGGCGAGCGCTGCAGCGCCGCCAAAGCCTTCCTGACCCCCAACCTCGACCGCCGCAACCTCAAGGTGCTGACCGGTGCCACGGTCGAGCGGGTGCTGCTGGAAGGTGCCCGGGCCGTCGGTGTGCAACTGCGCCACGGCGGCGAGCGCATCGTCCTCAAGGTACGCCACGAAGTGGTGCTCAGCGCCGGCAGCTTCGGCTCGCCCCAGGTGCTGATGCTCTCGGGCATCGGCCCGCGCCATGAACTGCAAAAGCACGGCATCCAGGTTGCCCACGAGCTGCCCGGCGTCGGCCAGAACCTGCAGGACCACATCGACTACGTGTTCACCTACCGCAGCCACGACAAGCGCGACACCTTCGGTTTCTCGCCCACCTTCAGTTGGAAAATGCTCAAGGCCATGGCTCAGTGGAAGCGCGAACGCAAGGGCCTGGTCACCTCGCCCTTCGCCGAATCGGGGGCCTTTTTCAAAAGTCACCCCGCGCTCGAAGTGCCCGACCTGCAACTGATCTTCGTCCCCGCCATCGTCGATGACCATGCGCGCAAGATGCGCCCGGGGCACGGCTTCAGTTGCCACCTGACCCTGCTGCGCCCCAAGAGCCGCGGCACGGTCACCCTGGCCAGCAGCGACCCCAGCGCAGCGCCCGTGATCGATCCGTGCTTTTTCAGCGATCCCCAGGACATGGAGGTGCTGATGCGCGGCACCGATATCCAGCGCGCCATCCTCGACGCCCCGCCCCTGGCGCCCTACCGTGGCAAGCCGCTGTACCCGCTGGTCCAACAGGATCGTCAGGCCCTGGAGCAGGACATCCGCAACCGCGCCGACACCCAGTACCACCCGGTGGGCACCTGCAAGATGGGCCACGACCCGCTGGCCGTGGTGGACGATCAACTGCGCGTACACGGCATCAGTGGCCTGCGCGTGGCCGACGCCTCGATCATGCCGACACTGATCGGCGGCAACACCAACGCCCCCAGCATCATGATCGGCGAAAAGGCCGCCGCCCTGCTGCTGCGCAGCCGTCAGGAGGGATAA
- a CDS encoding diguanylate cyclase — MQPKPSPASRSRLFLPLACPRPRRTVILCFLAAFAITLVLAGRQYWQLHQRELEDRQHNLHLQALAIETVVYHGKSQLQFLRSIAERVLVEAQNQPSMRRNDAIDLAVRNSHQPVWGLPVPKSDAPIRAIGDAQVATIHGLSRDHEQLVEDLHLSRAMSQVLPAQFQSGGNLERILFLTTSGIVIAYPGIEDDQLEAVLRKFTSSPLMHLGRAYSEDLDITFYPLPGGDFDKIPHLLLSSPVYLNAVMRGALIYDLPQNKVQEYLYQTTEEDEHHALIDNQGNLIASSDQVFTPHEGNWLTTLPASPRPVALPTLFQRDHGTVELDQGYLQYRELEGIDLMLVNYISAADLRTAVNGQMDILFLGVWALLALLMGLTLYIVDRLFKGQLRLNRQLREIGLVDSLTQLANRRRLQADFGGLLQRLQSDQPVALWMLDIDHFKNINDSWGHSAGDEVIKHLATLLRALVRNKDLVVRYGGEEFCVVMPETSLADATRVAEQLRSATAQSVCVPDASTLLVSAPSLEIHLTVSIGVAELRVDGCQGLEDLVATADRRLYAAKKSGRNRVVNHD, encoded by the coding sequence ATGCAGCCCAAGCCATCGCCCGCGTCGCGTTCCCGCCTGTTTCTGCCACTGGCCTGCCCACGCCCCCGGCGCACGGTAATCCTGTGTTTTCTGGCAGCCTTCGCCATCACCCTGGTGCTTGCCGGGCGCCAGTACTGGCAACTGCATCAGCGTGAACTGGAAGACCGCCAGCACAACCTGCACTTGCAAGCGCTGGCCATCGAGACGGTGGTGTACCACGGCAAGAGCCAGCTGCAGTTCTTGCGCAGCATCGCCGAGCGGGTGCTGGTCGAGGCCCAGAACCAGCCGTCGATGCGCCGCAACGACGCGATCGACCTGGCCGTGCGCAACAGCCATCAGCCGGTCTGGGGTTTGCCGGTACCCAAATCGGATGCACCGATCCGCGCCATCGGCGATGCCCAGGTAGCGACCATTCACGGTCTCAGTCGCGACCATGAACAGCTGGTCGAAGACCTGCACCTGTCGCGGGCCATGAGCCAGGTGTTGCCGGCACAGTTCCAGAGCGGCGGCAACCTTGAGCGAATCCTGTTCCTGACCACCTCCGGCATCGTCATCGCCTACCCCGGGATCGAAGACGATCAACTGGAGGCCGTGCTGCGCAAGTTCACCAGCTCCCCGCTGATGCACCTGGGCCGTGCCTACAGCGAAGACCTGGACATCACCTTCTACCCCTTGCCCGGCGGCGACTTCGACAAGATCCCGCACCTGCTGCTCAGCTCGCCGGTGTACCTGAACGCCGTGATGCGCGGGGCGCTGATCTACGACCTCCCGCAGAACAAGGTGCAGGAATACCTGTACCAGACCACCGAGGAAGACGAACACCACGCCCTGATCGACAACCAGGGCAACCTGATCGCCTCCAGCGACCAGGTCTTCACCCCCCATGAAGGCAACTGGCTGACCACCCTGCCGGCCAGCCCCAGGCCGGTGGCGCTGCCGACCCTGTTCCAGCGCGACCACGGCACGGTGGAGCTCGATCAAGGCTATCTGCAGTACCGCGAGCTCGAAGGCATCGACCTGATGCTGGTCAACTACATCAGCGCCGCCGACCTGCGCACGGCGGTCAACGGCCAGATGGACATCCTGTTCCTCGGCGTCTGGGCGCTGCTGGCCCTGTTGATGGGGCTCACCCTGTACATCGTCGACCGGCTGTTCAAGGGCCAGTTGCGCCTGAACCGGCAACTGCGCGAAATAGGCCTGGTCGACAGCCTGACCCAGCTGGCCAACCGCCGGCGCCTGCAGGCCGACTTCGGCGGTCTGCTCCAGCGCCTGCAGAGTGATCAGCCGGTGGCCCTGTGGATGCTCGACATCGACCACTTCAAGAACATCAACGACAGCTGGGGCCACAGTGCCGGCGACGAGGTGATCAAGCACCTGGCGACATTGCTGCGAGCGCTGGTACGCAACAAGGACCTGGTGGTGCGGTACGGCGGCGAGGAGTTCTGCGTGGTGATGCCCGAGACTTCACTGGCCGACGCCACCCGGGTGGCCGAGCAACTGCGCAGCGCCACCGCCCAGTCGGTGTGCGTGCCCGATGCCAGCACCCTGCTGGTCAGCGCGCCGTCGCTGGAAATCCACCTGACCGTCTCCATCGGCGTGGCGGAGCTGCGCGTCGATGGCTGCCAGGGCCTGGAAGACCTGGTCGCCACCGCCGACCGGCGCCTGTACGCGGCCAAGAAAAGTGGCCGCAACCGCGTGGTCAATCACGACTGA
- a CDS encoding alkyl/aryl-sulfatase produces MPLPTLFPRARLASLIALACLGQPVYADPASSATPASTQTTNSNAAVLQQRPFSNDADYAAVTRGLLAPFKGQVVDANGKPVWSLASYDFLNHKDSPATVNPSLWRLAQLNNHAGLFEVTPGLYQVRGMDLANMTIIEGDDGLIIIDPLTTTETARAALDLYYQNRPHKPVVAVIYSHTHTDHYGGVRGVIDEADVKAGKVKVLAPSGFMEHVMSENVYAGNAMSRRAQYQFGLYLPRGEQGQVDAAIGKAVAIGGTITLIPPTDLISQPYETRRIAGIDLEFQLTPGTEAPSEMNLYLPAFKALGIAENASQTMHNILTPRGAQVRDAKAWSQYLDASLGRYGDKAEVLFGQHNWPTWGGESVRTLLADQRDMYAFLNDRTLHLLNQGLTPMEIAQNMQKLPGELQNKWYTQGYYGSLSHNSRAVYQRYMGFYDGNPANLNPLPPVESARMTVEAMGGGEAVLGKIRTAMDKGEYRWAAQLGNQLLFAEPQNPKARAIQAEALDQLGYQSENANWRNIYLTGAMELRNGVPKNPGSSVSADMVRALTPQMFFDFMAVRVDVDKAVGHDMNLNWRFSEPDQAFNLTLRNGVLTHREGLNPKADAGLTMSKATLEQISLKQLDFPTAMQKGLIKLEGNGQKFAELLGTLDTFSPQFNIVTP; encoded by the coding sequence ATGCCCCTTCCCACCTTGTTCCCACGGGCTCGCCTGGCGAGCCTGATTGCCCTCGCCTGCCTGGGCCAGCCGGTGTATGCCGACCCTGCAAGCAGCGCCACCCCGGCCAGCACCCAGACCACCAACAGCAATGCCGCCGTACTCCAGCAGCGCCCGTTCAGCAACGACGCCGACTACGCCGCCGTCACCCGTGGATTGCTCGCCCCCTTCAAGGGCCAGGTGGTGGACGCCAATGGCAAGCCGGTCTGGAGCCTGGCCAGCTACGACTTCCTGAACCACAAAGACAGCCCCGCCACGGTCAACCCGAGCCTCTGGCGCCTGGCCCAACTGAACAATCACGCCGGATTGTTTGAAGTGACGCCGGGCCTGTACCAGGTACGCGGCATGGACCTGGCCAACATGACCATCATCGAGGGTGACGACGGGCTGATCATCATCGACCCGCTCACTACCACGGAAACCGCCCGCGCCGCCCTCGACCTGTACTACCAGAACCGCCCGCACAAACCGGTGGTGGCGGTGATCTACAGCCACACCCACACCGACCACTACGGCGGGGTGCGCGGCGTGATCGACGAGGCCGACGTCAAGGCCGGCAAGGTCAAGGTGCTGGCGCCTTCCGGGTTCATGGAACACGTGATGAGCGAGAACGTCTACGCGGGCAACGCCATGAGCCGCCGCGCCCAGTACCAGTTCGGCCTGTACCTGCCGCGCGGCGAGCAGGGCCAGGTGGACGCCGCCATCGGCAAGGCGGTGGCCATCGGCGGCACCATCACCCTGATCCCGCCCACCGACCTGATCAGCCAGCCCTACGAGACCCGCCGCATCGCCGGCATCGACCTTGAATTCCAGCTCACCCCCGGCACCGAAGCACCGTCGGAGATGAACCTCTATCTGCCCGCGTTCAAGGCCCTGGGCATTGCCGAAAACGCCTCGCAGACCATGCACAACATCCTCACCCCGCGCGGTGCCCAGGTCCGTGATGCCAAGGCCTGGTCGCAGTACCTGGATGCCAGCCTCGGGCGCTACGGCGACAAGGCCGAGGTGTTGTTCGGCCAGCACAACTGGCCGACCTGGGGCGGCGAATCGGTACGCACCCTGCTGGCCGACCAGCGCGACATGTATGCCTTCCTCAACGACCGCACCCTGCACCTGCTCAACCAGGGCCTGACGCCCATGGAAATCGCCCAGAACATGCAGAAGCTGCCGGGCGAGCTGCAGAACAAGTGGTACACCCAGGGCTACTACGGCTCGCTCAGCCACAACTCGCGGGCCGTGTACCAGCGCTACATGGGTTTCTACGACGGCAACCCGGCCAACCTCAACCCGCTGCCGCCGGTAGAGAGCGCACGAATGACGGTCGAGGCCATGGGCGGTGGCGAAGCCGTGCTGGGCAAAATCCGCACGGCAATGGACAAGGGCGAATACCGCTGGGCTGCGCAACTGGGCAACCAACTGCTGTTTGCCGAACCGCAAAACCCCAAGGCCCGCGCCATCCAGGCCGAAGCCCTGGACCAACTGGGCTACCAGAGCGAGAACGCCAACTGGCGCAACATCTACCTGACCGGTGCCATGGAGTTGCGTAACGGCGTACCGAAAAACCCGGGCAGCTCGGTGTCGGCGGACATGGTCCGCGCGCTCACCCCGCAGATGTTCTTCGACTTCATGGCAGTGCGCGTGGATGTCGACAAAGCCGTGGGCCACGACATGAACCTCAACTGGCGCTTCAGCGAACCGGACCAGGCATTCAACCTGACCTTGCGCAACGGCGTCCTGACCCACCGCGAAGGCCTGAACCCCAAGGCCGATGCCGGCCTGACCATGAGCAAAGCGACCCTGGAACAGATCAGCCTCAAACAACTGGACTTCCCGACCGCCATGCAAAAAGGCCTGATCAAACTGGAAGGCAACGGCCAGAAATTTGCCGAACTGCTGGGGACACTGGACACCTTCAGCCCGCAGTTCAACATCGTCACCCCCTGA
- a CDS encoding AraC family transcriptional regulator: MTQLIVGAYGTSLDIPQHNMLGLPALVAELQSQDVDPVGLLQGSELSPAQMLDPNTRISHRQKLVIFANMQRLMRHADSGLRAGGRQRLSDFGIFGYAMMSSETFGQAVDFGIRHIRLLGPIFEKSFRLEGSEGVFSGQGFFALGELMPLATEFWFASIHSLVQCVLEKPFPSVRLLLPYPAPEHWQCYEAVFRCPVVFNSEVMEWRFDASVLQLPCPNANPITSAMTMGFCQQLVASLPDESDLIESVRMACLSRSGRFPGVDAVAEALGMSTRTLHRRLAEQQRTYQSVLDEVRCALAIEFLQQSDMPMDELAAQVGFSEAANFRKAFRKWTGQSPGDYRKALRSGL, encoded by the coding sequence ATGACTCAGCTAATCGTTGGCGCCTACGGCACGTCCCTGGATATTCCGCAGCACAACATGCTCGGCTTGCCGGCCCTGGTGGCCGAGCTGCAGAGTCAGGATGTGGACCCGGTCGGCCTGCTGCAGGGCAGCGAACTTTCGCCGGCGCAGATGCTTGACCCCAACACCCGTATCTCGCACCGCCAGAAGCTGGTGATCTTCGCCAATATGCAGCGCCTGATGCGCCATGCCGACAGCGGTCTGCGCGCCGGTGGGCGGCAGCGCCTGAGTGATTTCGGCATCTTTGGCTACGCCATGATGAGCAGCGAAACCTTTGGCCAGGCGGTCGATTTCGGTATCCGGCATATCCGCCTGCTGGGGCCGATTTTCGAGAAGTCGTTTCGCCTGGAGGGCAGCGAGGGGGTGTTCAGCGGCCAGGGTTTTTTTGCCCTGGGCGAGTTGATGCCCCTGGCAACGGAGTTCTGGTTTGCCTCGATCCACTCGCTGGTGCAGTGCGTGCTGGAAAAGCCCTTTCCCTCGGTCCGGCTGTTGTTGCCCTATCCTGCGCCAGAGCACTGGCAGTGTTATGAGGCGGTGTTTCGCTGCCCGGTGGTGTTCAACAGCGAGGTGATGGAGTGGCGCTTCGACGCGAGCGTGCTGCAACTGCCTTGCCCGAATGCCAACCCGATTACCTCGGCGATGACCATGGGGTTCTGCCAGCAGTTGGTTGCCAGCCTGCCGGATGAGTCCGACCTGATCGAGTCGGTGCGCATGGCCTGTCTGAGCCGCAGCGGACGTTTCCCGGGGGTGGACGCGGTGGCCGAGGCCCTGGGCATGTCGACCCGCACGCTGCACCGGCGCCTGGCTGAACAGCAGCGCACTTACCAGAGTGTGCTGGATGAAGTGCGCTGCGCCCTGGCCATCGAGTTTCTGCAGCAGAGCGATATGCCCATGGATGAACTGGCCGCCCAGGTCGGTTTCTCCGAGGCCGCCAACTTTCGCAAGGCGTTCAGGAAGTGGACCGGCCAGTCGCCGGGGGACTATCGCAAGGCCCTGCGCAGCGGCCTGTAG
- a CDS encoding OmpW/AlkL family protein codes for MKRLLATTLAACVPLISLPSLASDAPLNIVRIGYADIQFNTDSGDMTGMPGTTPDDIQATVRDSGTLALIYERSLGGPWSLVVQSGAPPVIDFDGAGSAAPLGKVGSARAWFPAVLLAYNFNVLGVQPYIAVGVNYTWFSEEKMTAAYNTAFGGPSSSKLDDSVGAVAKVGVEVPLIGNWTAGFSYARYWIDTTATIKTQTPGLGQVTRKIDVEADPDVYSLTIGYRF; via the coding sequence ATGAAACGACTGCTTGCTACCACGCTGGCCGCGTGCGTGCCGCTGATTTCACTGCCGTCGCTGGCAAGCGACGCACCGCTCAATATCGTGCGCATCGGCTATGCCGACATCCAGTTCAACACCGACTCGGGCGACATGACCGGCATGCCGGGCACCACCCCTGATGACATTCAGGCCACGGTGCGCGACAGCGGCACCTTGGCCCTGATCTATGAGCGCAGCCTCGGTGGCCCCTGGTCGCTGGTCGTGCAGTCCGGCGCACCGCCGGTCATTGACTTCGACGGCGCAGGCTCCGCCGCACCACTGGGCAAGGTCGGCAGCGCCCGTGCCTGGTTCCCGGCCGTGCTGCTGGCCTACAACTTCAACGTGCTCGGCGTCCAGCCCTACATCGCCGTGGGGGTCAATTACACCTGGTTCAGCGAAGAGAAAATGACCGCTGCCTACAACACCGCCTTCGGCGGTCCCTCCAGCTCGAAGCTGGATGACTCGGTGGGGGCCGTGGCCAAGGTCGGCGTGGAGGTTCCCCTGATCGGCAACTGGACGGCCGGCTTCTCCTACGCGCGCTACTGGATCGACACCACCGCCACCATCAAGACCCAGACCCCGGGCCTGGGCCAGGTGACCCGCAAGATCGACGTCGAGGCTGATCCAGACGTCTATTCGCTGACCATCGGCTACCGCTTCTGA
- a CDS encoding DUF1329 domain-containing protein, with product MRIHPLLLALTCVSALVQAKSNDLGALDKTLTPMGSERAGNADGSIPAWTGGLDKSAGSIDSNGGYSDPFASEKPLYTVTAQNLAQYQALLSPGQVAMFKRYPASFQMPVYPSHRTARLPAPVLADSRVNAGKTTLADGGNGLHDYVRGIPFPLPTEGIEVMWNHMTRWRGGSYERFSSIALVRENGAASFIRAQSLVSFAEAVNGLEPTSNVLFMFKSRILEPARLAGETVLVHEPVDQVSEPRSAWQYLPAQRRVRRAPMLAYDNSARYSNGLITADNIDGFNGAPDRFDWKLVGKQEMLIPYNSYRLGSRSVSLAQLVTPNHINPAYTRYEKHRVWVVEATLKPGARHIYSKRRFYVDEDSWQIAQVDQYDSRGELWRSSELHAIQHYDHDFTYNVLETSYDLISGRYYAGGLSNEEKAPMRVGFTAKTDDYTPSELRRWAK from the coding sequence ATGCGTATTCATCCCCTGTTGTTGGCCCTGACGTGCGTCAGTGCCCTGGTCCAGGCCAAGAGCAACGACCTTGGTGCGTTGGACAAGACCCTCACCCCCATGGGCTCGGAGCGCGCAGGCAATGCCGACGGCAGCATCCCGGCCTGGACCGGCGGCCTGGACAAGAGCGCCGGCAGTATCGACAGCAATGGCGGCTACAGCGACCCGTTCGCCAGCGAAAAGCCGCTGTACACCGTGACGGCGCAGAACCTGGCCCAGTACCAGGCGTTGCTCAGCCCGGGCCAGGTGGCGATGTTCAAGCGCTATCCGGCCAGCTTCCAGATGCCGGTGTACCCCAGCCATCGCACGGCACGGCTGCCGGCGCCGGTGCTGGCCGACAGCCGGGTGAACGCCGGCAAGACCACCCTGGCCGATGGGGGCAACGGCCTGCATGACTACGTACGCGGCATTCCCTTCCCGCTGCCCACCGAGGGTATCGAGGTGATGTGGAACCACATGACCCGCTGGCGCGGGGGCAGCTATGAGCGATTCAGCAGCATTGCCCTGGTGCGCGAGAACGGTGCGGCGAGTTTTATCCGGGCACAGTCGTTGGTGAGTTTTGCCGAAGCGGTCAATGGCCTTGAGCCGACGTCCAATGTGCTGTTCATGTTCAAGAGCCGGATCCTGGAACCGGCGCGCCTGGCGGGTGAAACCGTGCTGGTGCATGAACCGGTCGACCAGGTCAGCGAGCCGCGTTCGGCCTGGCAGTACCTGCCGGCCCAGCGCCGGGTGCGCCGCGCGCCGATGCTGGCCTACGACAACAGTGCGCGCTACAGCAATGGGCTGATCACGGCTGACAACATTGATGGTTTCAACGGCGCACCGGATCGCTTCGACTGGAAGCTGGTGGGCAAGCAGGAAATGCTGATTCCCTACAACAGTTACCGGCTCGGGAGTCGTTCAGTGAGCCTTGCGCAGTTGGTAACGCCCAATCACATCAACCCGGCCTATACCCGTTACGAGAAGCACCGTGTGTGGGTCGTGGAGGCCACGCTCAAACCGGGGGCGCGGCACATCTACAGCAAGCGTCGCTTCTACGTGGATGAAGACAGCTGGCAGATTGCCCAGGTGGACCAGTACGACAGCCGTGGAGAGTTGTGGCGCAGTTCCGAGTTGCATGCGATCCAGCATTACGACCATGACTTTACCTACAACGTCCTGGAGACCTCCTACGACCTGATCTCGGGGCGGTATTACGCGGGTGGATTGAGCAACGAAGAAAAAGCGCCGATGCGGGTTGGGTTCACCGCGAAGACGGATGACTACACACCGTCTGAATTGCGGCGGTGGGCCAAGTAA